CCTGCGCGACGACGCCGACCCGCAGGAAACCGCCGAATGGCGCGACGCCTTCCTGGCCCTGGTGGCCGCCGAGGGGCCCGGGCGCGCGCGCTTCGTGCTCGACGAGCTCGCGCGCCTGGCGCGCGCCCAGCGCGTGGGCTGGCGGCCCGACCTCAACACGCCCTACGTCAACACCGTGGCCGCGCAGGACCAGCCCGCGTTCCCGGGCGACCTGGCCATCGAGGAGCGGCTCGCGTCCATCATGCGCTGGAACGCGCTGGCCATGGTGGTGCGCGCCAACCAGGCCTATGGCGAGCTTGGCGGCCACATCGCCAGCTACGCGAGCGCGGCGGACCTGTTCGAGACGGGCTTCAACCACTTCTTCCACGCCCGCGAGGGGCTGGGCGCGGGCCAGCACCGCGGCGACCTGGTGTTCTTCCAGCCGCACAGCGCGCCCGGCGTGTACGCGCGCGCCTTCCTCGAAGGGCGCTTGAGCGAGCAGGACCTGATGCACTACCGCCAGGAGATCACCGCGCCCCAGGCGCGCGCGCGCGGGCTCTCCAGCTACCCGCACCCCTGGCTCATGCCGGACTTCTGGCAGTTCCCCACGGGCTCGATGGGCATAGGCCCCATCAGCAGCATCTACCACGCGCGCTTCATGCGTTACCTCACGCACCGCAATCTGCTGGACTGCACGGGGCGCAAGGTGTGGGGCGTGTTCGGCGACGGCGAGATGGACGAGCCCGAGAGCATGAGCGCCCTCACGCTCGCCGCGCGGGAAGGCCTGGACAACCTCGTCTGGGTGGTCAACTGCAACCTCCAGCGCCTCGATGGCCCCGTGCGCGGCAACGGCCGCATCGTGGACGAGCTGGAGCGCCTGTTCGCCGGCGCGGGCTGGAACGTGGTCAAGCTGCTGTGGGGTAGCGACTGGGACGGCCTGTTCGCGCGCGACCTCACCGGCACGCTCGCGCGCACGCTGGGCACCACGGTGGACGGGCAGATGCAGACCTTCGCCGCCAAGGACGGCCGCTTCAACCGCGACCACTTCTTCGGCCAGAACCCCGAACTCGCCGCACTGGCCCAGGGCCTGACCGACGAGCAGATCGACCGCTTGAAGCGCGGCGGCCACGACCTGGTGAAGATCCACGCCGCCTACGCCGCGGCCGCCGCTCACCGGGGACAGCCCACGGTGATTCTGGCCCACACCAAGAAGGGCTACGGCATGGGCCAGGCCGGCCAGGGCAAGATGACCACGCACAGCCAGAAGAAGCTGGACGACGCGGACCTCATCGAATTCCGCAACCGCTTCAACCTGCCGCTCACCGACGAGCAGGCCACGGGCCTGGCCTTCTACAAGCCCTTGGATGACAGCCCCGAGATGCAGTACCTGCGCAGCCACCGCCGGCGCCTCGGCGGCTGGCTGCCCCGGCGCGAGACGGCGTGCGACGCGCTGCCCGTGCCGCCGCTGGAGCAATACGCCCAGTTCGCCCTGGCGGCTGATGGCAAGGAGATGAGCACCACCATGGCCTTCGTGCGCATGCTGGGCGCGCTGCTCAAGGACGCCACGCTGGGCCCGCGCATCGTGCCCATCGTGGCCGACGAGGCGCGCACCTTCGGCATGGCCAACCTGTTCAAGCAGGTCGGCATCTACAGCAGCGTGGGCCAGCGGTACGCGCCGGAGGACATCGGTTCGGTGCTCTCGTACCGCGAGGCGCTGGACGGCCAGATCCTGGAGGAGGGCATCAGCGAGGCAGGCGCCATCGCAAGCTGGACGGCGGCGGCGACGAGCTACAGCGTGCACGGGCTGGCCATGCTGCCGTTCTACATCTACTACTCCATGTTCGGCTTCCAGCGCGTGGGCGACGCCATCTGGGCCGCCGCCGACCAGCGCGCGCGGGGCTTCCTGCTGGGCGCCACGTCGGGGCGCACCACGCTGGGCGGCGAGGGCTTGCAGCACCAGGACGGCAGCAGCCACCTGGTGGCGGCCACCATCCCCAACTGCAAGGCCTACGACCCGGCCCATGCGGGCGAGCTGTCCGTGATCCTGGACGCGGGCATGCGCGAGATGATGGTCGAGCAGAAGGACGTGTTCTATTACGTCACGCTCATGAACGAGAACTACGCCCAGCCCGACCTGCCCGCCGCAGCGCACGAGGGCGTGCTGCGCGGATGCTATGTCCTGAATAGCTGCCAGCGCTTGCTGGACAAGCCCGAAAGCCCGATTTCATGTGAAAAGCATGTGACCCTGCTGGGCTCCGGCGCCATCCTCACCGAGGCGGCCCGGGCCGCCGCGCTGCTGGCCGCCGAGGGCATCGCCGCCACCGTGGTCAGCGTCACGAGCTGGAGCGAGCTGGCGCGCGACGGCATGGCCTGCGAGCAGGGCGGCGGCACGCCCTGGATCGCCCGGGTGCTGGCCGGCACGCGCGGTCCCATCGTCGCCGCCACCGACTACGTGCGCGCCGTGCCCGAGAGCGTGCGCGCCTACCTGCCCGAGGGCCGGCGCTACCGCACCCTGGGTACCGACGGGTTCGGGCGCAGCGACACGCGCGCCGCGCTGCGCGGCTTCTTCGGCGTGGATGCGGCGCGCATTGCGCAGGCGGCGCGAGAGGCGCTCGCATCCTGATCGCCGGCGGGAGCCGTCACGCCAGCTCGGCCTGCTGTGCCACGTGGTGGATGAAGGCCGCCGCCTGCAGGGTGCGCAGATCGTCACCGTAGGCGCCGATCGCCTGCACCCCCATGGGCAGCCCGCGCGGCCCCCGGGCGATGGGCACGCAGACGCAGGGCACGTGCATCAGGCTCCAGAGCGCGCCGAACTGCGCGGAGCCCGAATCGGCGATGCCTTCGTCCGCCTCGCCCTGCGCGGGCGGGTACAGGATCGCGTCCACGTCGCCGAACAGGTCCGCCAGGGCTTGGCGCCCGGCCAGGGCGCGCTGGCGCATGGCGAGGTATTGCGCGGCGTCGATGCCTTCGCCACCCGCCAGGCGCGCCTGCAGCCGCGGGCTGAACTGCGCCGCATGGTTCTGCCGCTCGTACGCCAGGGACTGGCGCGCCTCGAAGGCGAAGAGGCGGCCCTGCATCCCGATCAGCGGCTCCAGCGCGGCCGGCAGCCGCATGCGCCGGACGGTGGCGCCCGCGCGCTGCGCCGCGGCGGCGATGCGCTCGATGGCTTCGGCCATCTCGGGGCGGACGGCATCCCACTGCGACGACAGGCAGACGGCGAGCCGGGGGCGCTCCAGCGGGCCGGCCTGCACGCGCATGCCGTGCAGGCCGAAGGCGCACAGCGCCGCGTCCTGCACCGTTCTAGCGAGCAGCGTGATGGTGTCCTGCGACGGGCTCAAGGGCTTGAGGCCGGCCGTGTTGAGAAAGCCGAAGGTCGGCTTGTAGCCCACGATGCCGCAATAGGACGCGGGCCGCACCGTGGAGGCCGTGGTCTGCGTGCCGAAGGCCACGGGCGCCATGAAGTCGGCCACGGCCGCGGCCGAGCCGCTGGACGAGCCGCCGGGCGTGTGTTCCAGGTTGAGCGGGTTGCGCGTGCGGCTCGGCGTCTGCGTGGCGAACTCGCTCGTGGCCGCCTTGCCGAGGACCAGCCCGCCGAACTCCCGCACCCGCGCCACGCAGGCCGCATCGGCCACGGGCCGGTGGCCGGCGTAGATGGGCGATCCGTAGGCGGTGGCCAGGTGCCGGGTGTCCAGCACGTCCTTCACGGCGAACGGTATGCCCCGCAGCGGCGCGCCGCCGCCGCGGTCCGCGGCGCGGGCCTGCGCCAGCGCCCAACCGGCGTCCACGGCGGTGAAGGCCAGCACCTGGCCGTTGCGTTCCTCGATGCGTTCCAGGCATGCCTGCGTGAGCGCCTCGCTCGTGAGGCTGCCTTCCGCCATGGCGCGCAGGGCCTGCAGGACCGACAGGCGGTTTGGCGACTCCATGGGCGCGCTCATTGCGGGGCGATGCCTGCTTCGCGGATGGTCCTGGCCCAGCGGTCGTGCTCTTTCTTCACGAAGGCCGCGAACGCCTCGGGGCTGTCGCCGATGGGCTCGGCCCCCTGGGCCAGCAGCGATTCCTTGACCTTGGGATCCTGCAGGATGCGCACCACCTCGTGGTTCAGCCGCTGGATGATGGGCCGCGGCACGCCCGTGGGGGCGAAGAGGCCGAACCAGCCTTCCACCTCGTAGCCGGGCACGCCACTCTCCGCGATGGTCGGCACCTCGGGCAGCAGCGGCGTGCGCCTGGAGGACGTCACGCCGAGCGCCTGGAGCTTGCCCGCGCGGATGTGCTGCAGGCACAGCGGCAGGTTGCAGAACATAGCGCTGACCCGGCCGCCCATCACGTCGGTGACCGGGGCGCTGCCGCCCTTGTAGGGGATGTGCAGGAAGTCGGGAATCTGGGCCATGCTCTTGAACAGCTCGCCCGACAGATGCATGCTGCCGCCCGCGCCGCTGGAGGCGAAGCTGTATTTCTCCGTCTTCGCGGCCTGGATGAAATCCCGGACGCTGCGCGCCGTCACCTGCGGTCCCACGACCAGCACGTTGGGCATGGACGCGACGTTGGTGATGGGCGCGAAGTCCTTGATGGCGTTGAACTTCAGGTTCTTGTGCAGGCTGGGGTTGATGGCGTTGGTGCTGGCCGCGCCCATCATCAGGGTGTAGCCGTCGGGGGCCGCCGCCGCCGCGTACGCGGCGCCGATGTTGCCGTCGGCGCCGGCCCTGTTGTCCACGACGACGGGCTGCCCCAGCGCATCGCCCAGGCGCTGGGCCACGATGCGCGCCAGCAGGTCGGTCACGCTGCCGGCGGCGAAGGGCACCACCATGGTGACGGGCTTGACGGGGTAGTCCGCCGGCGCAGGCGCCTGCGCGTGTACCGTGGCGGCCAGGGCGAGGATGGCGGACGCGAGCAGGGCGCGGCGATGGGTGGAGTGGGGCAGGGGCATGGCTGTGTGAGGGATGAGTGGATGGGCGACGTTGCTTTCCGAAGGCTATGGTCGTGCAACTAATATGTCCAATATAAAATTCAATAATTATTAGGACGTAATTTGAAATAATGTTGCTCTCCCGCAACCTGCTGGCATTCATCGCAGTGGCCGAGGAACTGCATTTCGGCCGCGCCGCGCAGCGCCTGCACATCAGCCAGCCGCCGCTGAGCCAGCAGATCCGCCAGTTCGAGGAAGAGGTCGGGGCGCCGCTGCTGGTGCGCACCACGCGCTCGGTGCAGCTCACCCCCGCGGGGCGCCTGATGCTGGAGCGCGCCCACCTGCTGCTGGCCGAGGCGGGCGCCGCGCTGCACTCCGTCCGGCGCCATGCCGTGGGCGACGAGGGCGTGCTCACGCTGGGGTTCACCCACAGCACGGTCTACCGCGTGCTGCCCAAGGTGCTGCACGCCTTTCGGCAGGCATGCCCCAACGTGGTACTGGAGCTGCGGCAGCTCACGTCCGACCTGCTGGTGCAGGAGGTGCGCAGCGGCCGCCTGGACGTGGCGATGCTGCGGTTTTCCTCCTCCATGGAGAGCGCCGACCTGATGTCGCGGGTGATCACCCACGACCCGATGGTGCTGGTCCTGCCGCTGGGGCACCCGCTCGCGGCGCATCGGCGCGTGCCGGTCCGGCTCCTGCAGGGGCTGCCCTGGGTGGGCTATGAGATAGAGGGCGCGCGCTACTTCCATGAACTGGAGGAAAAGGTGCTTGCTGGCGCGCGGGTGCGCCCCAGCGTGCAGCACCGCAGCCTGCTGCCGACCCTGCTTGCCCTGGTGGAGGCGGGTATGGGCGCGGCGCTCGCCCCCGCGTCTGCCGCGCAAGGGGGGGCGGGGCGTATCGAGTGGCGGGAGCTGTCGCTGCCCGAGGGCTGTGCGCCCCTCGATGCGGTGCTTTCCTGCGTCTGGGCCGCGGACAACTGCAACCCGGTGGTGCAGCGGTTCCTGGACTGCCTGTCCGATGCAGTGCTGCAG
This region of Alicycliphilus denitrificans K601 genomic DNA includes:
- the mdeB gene encoding alpha-ketoglutarate dehydrogenase yields the protein MNAPHPPFALRDDADPQETAEWRDAFLALVAAEGPGRARFVLDELARLARAQRVGWRPDLNTPYVNTVAAQDQPAFPGDLAIEERLASIMRWNALAMVVRANQAYGELGGHIASYASAADLFETGFNHFFHAREGLGAGQHRGDLVFFQPHSAPGVYARAFLEGRLSEQDLMHYRQEITAPQARARGLSSYPHPWLMPDFWQFPTGSMGIGPISSIYHARFMRYLTHRNLLDCTGRKVWGVFGDGEMDEPESMSALTLAAREGLDNLVWVVNCNLQRLDGPVRGNGRIVDELERLFAGAGWNVVKLLWGSDWDGLFARDLTGTLARTLGTTVDGQMQTFAAKDGRFNRDHFFGQNPELAALAQGLTDEQIDRLKRGGHDLVKIHAAYAAAAAHRGQPTVILAHTKKGYGMGQAGQGKMTTHSQKKLDDADLIEFRNRFNLPLTDEQATGLAFYKPLDDSPEMQYLRSHRRRLGGWLPRRETACDALPVPPLEQYAQFALAADGKEMSTTMAFVRMLGALLKDATLGPRIVPIVADEARTFGMANLFKQVGIYSSVGQRYAPEDIGSVLSYREALDGQILEEGISEAGAIASWTAAATSYSVHGLAMLPFYIYYSMFGFQRVGDAIWAAADQRARGFLLGATSGRTTLGGEGLQHQDGSSHLVAATIPNCKAYDPAHAGELSVILDAGMREMMVEQKDVFYYVTLMNENYAQPDLPAAAHEGVLRGCYVLNSCQRLLDKPESPISCEKHVTLLGSGAILTEAARAAALLAAEGIAATVVSVTSWSELARDGMACEQGGGTPWIARVLAGTRGPIVAATDYVRAVPESVRAYLPEGRRYRTLGTDGFGRSDTRAALRGFFGVDAARIAQAAREALAS
- a CDS encoding amidase, producing the protein MESPNRLSVLQALRAMAEGSLTSEALTQACLERIEERNGQVLAFTAVDAGWALAQARAADRGGGAPLRGIPFAVKDVLDTRHLATAYGSPIYAGHRPVADAACVARVREFGGLVLGKAATSEFATQTPSRTRNPLNLEHTPGGSSSGSAAAVADFMAPVAFGTQTTASTVRPASYCGIVGYKPTFGFLNTAGLKPLSPSQDTITLLARTVQDAALCAFGLHGMRVQAGPLERPRLAVCLSSQWDAVRPEMAEAIERIAAAAQRAGATVRRMRLPAALEPLIGMQGRLFAFEARQSLAYERQNHAAQFSPRLQARLAGGEGIDAAQYLAMRQRALAGRQALADLFGDVDAILYPPAQGEADEGIADSGSAQFGALWSLMHVPCVCVPIARGPRGLPMGVQAIGAYGDDLRTLQAAAFIHHVAQQAELA
- a CDS encoding Bug family tripartite tricarboxylate transporter substrate binding protein codes for the protein MPLPHSTHRRALLASAILALAATVHAQAPAPADYPVKPVTMVVPFAAGSVTDLLARIVAQRLGDALGQPVVVDNRAGADGNIGAAYAAAAAPDGYTLMMGAASTNAINPSLHKNLKFNAIKDFAPITNVASMPNVLVVGPQVTARSVRDFIQAAKTEKYSFASSGAGGSMHLSGELFKSMAQIPDFLHIPYKGGSAPVTDVMGGRVSAMFCNLPLCLQHIRAGKLQALGVTSSRRTPLLPEVPTIAESGVPGYEVEGWFGLFAPTGVPRPIIQRLNHEVVRILQDPKVKESLLAQGAEPIGDSPEAFAAFVKKEHDRWARTIREAGIAPQ
- a CDS encoding LysR substrate-binding domain-containing protein, with protein sequence MLLSRNLLAFIAVAEELHFGRAAQRLHISQPPLSQQIRQFEEEVGAPLLVRTTRSVQLTPAGRLMLERAHLLLAEAGAALHSVRRHAVGDEGVLTLGFTHSTVYRVLPKVLHAFRQACPNVVLELRQLTSDLLVQEVRSGRLDVAMLRFSSSMESADLMSRVITHDPMVLVLPLGHPLAAHRRVPVRLLQGLPWVGYEIEGARYFHELEEKVLAGARVRPSVQHRSLLPTLLALVEAGMGAALAPASAAQGGAGRIEWRELSLPEGCAPLDAVLSCVWAADNCNPVVQRFLDCLSDAVLQDEGAG